The genomic window AAGCGTGAATTTCAATTTCTTCTTCATCATCTTCATCTGCACCAATTGGATAATAAAGGACATAAGACTTTCCAAATTCCTCAGAATCAAATGTAAATAGCACTTCACATAGCTGCTCGTTTCCTTCTTCATCTACTACAGTAATATTGTTTTCTCCGTGGTTCATTCTGTTCACCTCATCGTATTTTGACTATCTATATAGCCTTGTAAAATCATGACGGCTGCCATTTTATCAATGACCTTTTTCCGCTTTTTACGGCTGACATCCGCCTCTAGAAGAACT from Bacillus sp. DTU_2020_1000418_1_SI_GHA_SEK_038 includes these protein-coding regions:
- a CDS encoding DUF1292 domain-containing protein yields the protein MNHGENNITVVDEEGNEQLCEVLFTFDSEEFGKSYVLYYPIGADEDDEEEIEIHASAFMPSEDNQDGELMPIETDEEWDLIEEMLNTFLDEEEEKEGK